One Candidatus Desulfatibia profunda genomic window carries:
- a CDS encoding galactokinase: MASDWKKILEQQSVETSAPCRIDMGGTLDISTFYYPLRHLKPCTVNMAIDLRTRVRLFPYRRGTVKVSSKGFETTEYPLEIAPFDHPLGLMFAIAANFRAEGVHIDIDSQSPPRSALGGSSAAGVALVAAFSKVLEQMAVKPLSRQKIALLAHIIEASVAGVPCGLQDQLAAVCGGVNAWYWPGSLQEPLFRKRTIVGKPSLKDFEKHLLLAYCGVPHESRDVNRKWVQQFLSGKHRGLWAEIIVCTQEFIKALATRNINQACSCMNRETAIRRKMTPEVLDEMGVALVEVAMENNCGARFTGAGGGGCIWALGDIEAVDKLKRTWEVMLSTKEGACLLDAKIDSRGLIWHS; encoded by the coding sequence ATGGCAAGTGATTGGAAAAAGATTCTTGAACAACAATCGGTTGAGACTTCGGCTCCATGCAGGATCGACATGGGGGGTACGCTCGATATCAGCACGTTTTATTATCCCCTAAGACACCTTAAGCCCTGTACCGTTAACATGGCTATTGACCTGAGGACCCGAGTGCGACTCTTTCCTTATCGGAGAGGGACTGTCAAGGTTTCCTCAAAGGGTTTTGAAACGACTGAATATCCGCTCGAGATTGCCCCGTTTGATCATCCGCTCGGGCTCATGTTTGCCATCGCAGCCAACTTCAGGGCTGAGGGCGTCCACATTGATATCGATTCCCAGTCGCCGCCGCGAAGTGCCTTGGGCGGATCTTCTGCGGCCGGCGTGGCCCTTGTAGCCGCATTTTCAAAGGTTTTAGAACAAATGGCCGTCAAGCCGCTTTCCAGGCAAAAGATTGCTCTGCTGGCTCATATCATCGAAGCAAGCGTGGCCGGGGTGCCGTGCGGGCTTCAGGACCAACTGGCCGCTGTATGCGGCGGCGTCAATGCCTGGTATTGGCCGGGAAGCCTTCAAGAACCTTTATTCAGAAAAAGGACCATTGTCGGGAAACCGTCCTTGAAAGACTTTGAAAAGCATCTGCTGCTGGCGTATTGTGGCGTTCCACATGAGTCGAGGGATGTTAACAGAAAATGGGTACAGCAGTTTCTTTCAGGAAAGCATCGCGGACTTTGGGCTGAAATCATAGTATGTACCCAGGAGTTTATAAAAGCGCTGGCGACTCGAAACATAAACCAGGCCTGTTCGTGCATGAATAGGGAAACAGCCATCCGAAGAAAGATGACCCCCGAGGTCCTTGATGAGATGGGTGTAGCGCTGGTCGAAGTCGCCATGGAAAATAACTGCGGTGCAAGATTTACAGGGGCCGGGGGCGGTGGTTGTATCTGGGCACTGGGCGACATTGAAGCTGTTGACAAATTAAAACGGACATGGGAAGTTATGCTCTCGACAAAAGAGGGTGCCTGCCTACTTGATGCCAAGATAGACTCAAGGGGGCTCATATGGCATTCCTAA
- the recO gene encoding DNA repair protein RecO, whose protein sequence is MSSFAMTAILLRRVDFGDYDLIIHFYTIEKGKVSVIAKSAKKSTKRFAGILELFSVLDIVCSKSRSKGLPVLTEAILKYPFANIRSNIIKTAYASYWAELINEWMEEAQKQRQLFYLFRHVLEALDLGRQPESALSIIFQMRFMTISGLHPNLSFCSICQTEIGQIRENNCAFDIGKGGIVCSGCAAVSARKLCLSKGTIKQLLWVKSGDLTKAIRIRFTSQALKEGLEFLEAFVPYHLGKELRSLMFLKQIRA, encoded by the coding sequence ATGTCAAGCTTTGCCATGACGGCTATCCTGCTACGCCGTGTTGATTTCGGGGATTATGATCTCATTATTCACTTTTATACGATAGAAAAGGGAAAGGTCTCAGTCATCGCCAAATCCGCCAAGAAGAGCACCAAACGCTTTGCAGGCATTCTTGAGCTCTTTTCTGTTTTAGATATCGTGTGTAGTAAAAGCCGGAGCAAGGGATTACCTGTTTTAACTGAGGCTATCCTAAAATATCCGTTTGCCAACATCAGATCCAATATTATCAAGACAGCCTATGCCAGTTACTGGGCTGAATTGATCAATGAATGGATGGAAGAGGCGCAAAAACAGCGTCAACTTTTCTACCTGTTTCGACATGTTCTGGAAGCGCTCGACCTTGGTCGACAGCCTGAATCAGCCCTTTCCATCATCTTTCAGATGAGATTCATGACGATATCCGGTCTGCATCCGAATTTAAGCTTCTGCAGCATCTGCCAAACTGAAATCGGGCAGATCAGAGAAAATAATTGCGCTTTCGATATTGGAAAGGGCGGTATTGTTTGCAGTGGGTGTGCAGCTGTATCGGCAAGAAAGTTATGTCTTTCAAAAGGAACTATCAAGCAACTGCTGTGGGTTAAAAGCGGAGATTTGACAAAAGCCATACGGATCAGATTCACTTCTCAGGCTTTAAAAGAAGGCCTGGAATTTTTAGAGGCGTTCGTACCGTATCATCTGGGAAAGGAACTTCGCAGTCTGATGTTTCTTAAGCAGATAAGGGCATGA
- a CDS encoding DUF4115 domain-containing protein, with protein MFANKNYLSFGRYLKAIRLEKGIDLIEVSKETKIGMDYLVMIEKEDHDRLPAEVFVKGFLRAYAQVVDANGDEAVKRYLSSRRVFQEAIGFDADLKRSGQAFWPRLLLSLGALLGIIVLSVLLISVSRHRPFSDNSEMELPNSTHRDISTKDALKKATASEHPKNDFEKLLLKVVVVEDTWMRIIIDGQSTKEYSLKPGDLLELEASSGYNLLIGNAAGVQLTLNGKPVEKFLEKSGQVVTIQIP; from the coding sequence ATGTTTGCGAACAAAAACTATCTTTCATTTGGGCGTTATCTCAAAGCCATCAGACTTGAAAAGGGAATCGATCTCATAGAGGTTTCAAAGGAAACTAAGATTGGGATGGATTATCTTGTTATGATCGAGAAGGAAGATCATGATCGCCTCCCTGCTGAAGTTTTTGTAAAGGGTTTTCTGCGTGCCTACGCCCAGGTGGTCGATGCGAATGGTGATGAGGCTGTTAAACGATATCTATCAAGCCGACGTGTGTTTCAGGAAGCCATTGGCTTTGACGCCGATTTGAAAAGATCAGGCCAAGCTTTTTGGCCCCGTTTACTACTATCTTTAGGGGCACTTTTGGGTATTATCGTTTTGTCTGTTTTGTTGATATCCGTTTCCCGCCATAGACCTTTCAGTGACAATTCGGAAATGGAGCTGCCCAATTCGACTCATCGTGATATTTCCACAAAAGACGCTCTAAAGAAGGCTACTGCAAGTGAGCATCCCAAAAACGATTTCGAAAAGCTGTTGCTGAAAGTCGTTGTCGTTGAAGATACATGGATGAGAATAATCATTGATGGTCAGAGTACAAAAGAGTATAGTCTGAAGCCGGGTGATCTATTGGAACTTGAAGCATCTTCCGGATACAATCTGCTTATCGGCAATGCGGCCGGCGTTCAGTTGACTTTAAATGGAAAACCCGTAGAAAAATTTCTGGAGAAGAGCGGTCAGGTCGTGACTATTCAGATTCCGTAA
- a CDS encoding SurA N-terminal domain-containing protein: MKNRKGIFIPVENTGCNTLNSLVGDKCCCKRIDTEMALKCFKRIFHHLVLILFYTLLFCAFDFSIIPGAEGGEVVDRIVAIVNDDIITLFELNRSIQPYTEKIRGFGYPSVKESQMLFKVREEILNKLIDEKIKDQEIKRFHITVDQKEIDQTIERIKEVNYYTDEELRAALSSEGLTMEEYRERVKEQMLRSKLVNREIKSKIVITKEDIKSYYDSRSEKYGGEKKYHLLNIIMQVSPLADEAEKQQIKNKMEMVLEKLKDGEPFENMVVTYSESPLASKGGDLGFFSLDQLSPNLREAIKGLAAGDLTPVMDTDQGYQIFLVQEVIQTAAKSLDEVAPEIENILFNEIVNTRFQSWFEELRKRSHIQVIQ; encoded by the coding sequence ATGAAAAATCGAAAAGGAATTTTCATTCCAGTGGAAAATACAGGCTGCAATACTCTTAACAGTTTAGTCGGTGATAAATGTTGTTGTAAAAGAATTGATACCGAAATGGCGCTTAAATGTTTTAAAAGAATATTTCACCATTTGGTTTTAATTTTATTTTACACTTTACTTTTCTGTGCGTTTGACTTTTCCATAATTCCCGGAGCGGAAGGTGGCGAGGTCGTAGATCGGATTGTTGCGATAGTTAACGATGATATTATTACACTTTTTGAGCTAAACCGCTCAATTCAGCCCTATACTGAGAAAATCAGAGGATTTGGGTACCCTTCTGTAAAAGAGAGCCAAATGCTATTTAAAGTGCGCGAAGAAATACTCAACAAACTTATTGATGAAAAAATTAAAGATCAGGAGATAAAACGCTTTCATATTACAGTAGATCAAAAAGAAATTGACCAGACGATTGAACGTATTAAGGAAGTCAATTACTATACGGATGAAGAACTAAGGGCGGCATTGTCCAGTGAAGGATTAACCATGGAAGAGTATCGTGAGCGCGTGAAGGAGCAAATGCTCAGGTCAAAACTGGTCAATCGTGAAATAAAATCTAAAATCGTGATTACCAAAGAGGATATAAAATCTTATTATGACAGCCGTAGTGAAAAGTATGGCGGAGAGAAAAAATATCACCTTCTAAACATTATCATGCAAGTTTCCCCGCTGGCCGATGAGGCTGAAAAACAACAGATTAAAAATAAAATGGAAATGGTGCTTGAAAAATTAAAGGATGGGGAGCCTTTCGAAAATATGGTAGTTACCTATTCGGAATCGCCGTTGGCGTCTAAGGGTGGAGATTTGGGATTTTTCAGTCTTGACCAGCTTTCACCGAATTTGCGAGAGGCCATCAAAGGGTTGGCAGCTGGTGACCTGACCCCTGTGATGGATACCGATCAGGGATATCAGATTTTTTTGGTCCAGGAGGTAATACAAACAGCGGCCAAGTCTTTAGATGAGGTGGCACCTGAAATTGAAAATATCCTCTTTAATGAGATTGTCAACACTAGATTCCAGTCATGGTTTGAAGAACTGCGCAAGCGGTCACATATACAAGTAATTCAATAA
- a CDS encoding SurA N-terminal domain-containing protein, whose product MMRYIYNFAIYLAVILTVSAMAACDNPDSKSGKEYVIRVGDRVLTVRDFDKAFEIAKIAYPHNAMQDPVALREARLRLINQMTEEMIILERARELGLETSASEVEKAVSEIKKDYPEDAFEQTLLEYAVSYNSWEEALKKRLLVDKVIGEELGKQILITPDEISEYYKEYYIKDGLTTEFEDGSENIAEIIVKNLRRKKLEEAYKPWIKKLQKQYLIEVNKAQLEKIIGS is encoded by the coding sequence ATGATGAGATACATTTATAATTTTGCAATTTATCTGGCCGTTATCTTAACAGTTTCCGCCATGGCAGCCTGTGATAATCCTGACTCCAAAAGCGGAAAAGAATATGTTATCCGGGTCGGAGACAGGGTCTTGACAGTGCGCGATTTTGACAAGGCCTTTGAAATTGCCAAGATTGCTTATCCCCACAATGCAATGCAGGACCCTGTTGCTTTAAGGGAAGCACGATTGCGGCTTATAAATCAGATGACCGAGGAAATGATTATTCTGGAAAGGGCTAGAGAGCTTGGTTTAGAAACATCTGCGTCGGAAGTTGAAAAAGCTGTTTCAGAGATAAAAAAAGACTATCCGGAGGATGCTTTCGAACAGACGCTCCTTGAGTATGCTGTTTCTTACAATTCATGGGAAGAAGCGTTAAAGAAGCGTTTGCTCGTGGATAAGGTGATAGGCGAAGAGTTGGGCAAACAGATCCTCATCACTCCCGACGAAATATCTGAGTATTATAAAGAATATTACATCAAAGACGGGTTAACTACGGAATTTGAAGACGGGTCAGAAAATATTGCCGAAATAATTGTAAAAAATCTGCGCAGAAAAAAATTAGAAGAAGCATATAAGCCGTGGATTAAAAAACTTCAAAAACAATATTTGATAGAAGTTAACAAGGCACAACTCGAGAAGATCATCGGTTCGTAG
- the mfd gene encoding transcription-repair coupling factor, whose protein sequence is MNQNQEKISLGCLIEKIHGRNSGIDCIGLTGSDKAYLAFRIYQEHKIPLLVIVPSSKAAEAFLDDLRFFLKKMGAPIIYFPPYNILPFKDLAYHSETVAERIRSLYRLTASEVSPIVVTTVDALLQKVIPKQELLHYVELIMVGEEIDRDLFIAKLLSGGYVKSMIVEEPGDFCARGGILDVFSPLYSDPLRIELFGDTVESLRFFSAANQRTTKIIQEAIILPAKETILKKECLDEIISRIRKQASVLEFPVTKVRNLVNRVRNEGVFPGIEGLIPLIYPELDSFFDYVPNHAMYMLINFGELEKAAEEFQKRLSDNFRAACNKGRLCVEPHKLYLEWPSLQNILISKKPLKIKMLPMSKGDFDSKQSFLEFEFSVKDNTAISLELKRRREKGLFSPLANWINAKKQSGIATFLVCHARLQADRLKSLLAPYGIQLRFVENFTDAEQGKGLAYVCLGQISSGFVWPDESVAIITEDEIFGAKYQRSRIVNKTVRAELLAFEDLKQGDLVVHDEHGIGKYQGLVKLKLNGAANDFLLIIYQDDDKLYLPVDRMSMIQKYMGVNGFEPVLDKMGGKSWARVKDRVKRSAEKIAGELLNLYAERRVKKGYAFKEVDREARDFEAGFPYEETADQLRAIEEVLQDMRLSIPMDRLVCGDVGYGKTEVALRASFTAVDNGKQVAVLVPTTVLAEQHFATFSDRFERCPVTIACLSRFRSLREQRNIINGLKSGQIDIVIGTHRLLQKDVVFKDLGLFVLDEEQRFGVRHKEKLKKIKSTVDVLALTATPIPRTLHMSLMGIRDISVISTPPEQRQSIITYISEFDEAVIAEAVRKELDRGGQIFFVHNNIHSIGAIATYLKNLVPEVRLDVAHGRLGEDELERVMLRFMKREIDMLVCTTIIESGLDIPSANTIIINRADRFGLAQMYQLRGRVGRVDEQAYAYLFIPGESHLGKDAQKRLKVLMEHSDLGSGFQIAMSDLKIRGGGTILGASQSGHIAAVGYDMFLKLMENAMAESKGNTVYESLEPEININMSAFIPESYIPDIDQRLSAYRRLAKMTTLKELTDFRAELIDRFGDLMVETENLLLKIMLKVLSIKAGVKRLDLTAHLLTLCFSGSHQKNPEGIVDMVISEARRFELTPAQVMKAKLSKGPLNSLLLQTKNILKEISQRVNG, encoded by the coding sequence ATGAATCAAAATCAAGAGAAAATATCACTTGGATGCTTGATCGAAAAAATTCACGGTAGGAATTCAGGGATTGATTGCATCGGACTGACCGGGTCAGACAAGGCCTATCTGGCGTTCAGGATCTATCAGGAACACAAAATACCCCTTTTGGTGATCGTTCCTTCATCAAAAGCCGCCGAGGCATTTTTGGATGATCTCCGGTTTTTTTTAAAAAAGATGGGAGCGCCCATCATATATTTTCCCCCCTACAATATTTTACCCTTTAAGGATCTTGCTTACCATAGTGAGACGGTGGCAGAGCGGATCCGCTCGCTTTACCGGCTGACAGCGTCTGAGGTATCACCGATAGTGGTGACGACTGTGGATGCCTTGCTGCAAAAGGTCATCCCCAAACAGGAACTGCTTCATTATGTTGAACTTATTATGGTGGGGGAAGAGATCGACCGGGATCTTTTTATTGCAAAGCTCTTATCCGGTGGCTACGTAAAATCCATGATTGTGGAAGAGCCAGGAGATTTTTGTGCAAGAGGCGGGATTCTTGATGTTTTTTCACCGCTCTATTCAGATCCGCTGAGGATCGAATTGTTCGGCGATACCGTCGAGTCGTTGCGTTTCTTTTCTGCTGCCAATCAACGCACAACAAAAATAATACAGGAAGCCATTATTCTTCCGGCCAAGGAAACGATTCTGAAAAAGGAGTGTTTGGATGAAATTATCAGCCGGATAAGAAAGCAGGCTTCAGTGCTTGAGTTCCCTGTTACCAAGGTCAGAAATCTGGTGAATCGCGTCAGGAACGAGGGTGTGTTTCCCGGAATCGAGGGCCTGATTCCGCTAATATATCCTGAGCTTGATTCTTTTTTTGACTATGTTCCGAATCATGCGATGTATATGTTGATAAATTTTGGTGAACTGGAAAAGGCAGCGGAAGAATTTCAAAAACGACTATCCGATAACTTCAGGGCTGCGTGCAATAAAGGCCGGCTTTGTGTTGAACCGCATAAACTATATCTGGAGTGGCCAAGTCTGCAAAACATCCTGATATCAAAAAAACCTCTGAAGATTAAAATGCTGCCCATGTCAAAAGGGGATTTTGACAGCAAGCAATCTTTTCTTGAGTTTGAATTTTCAGTCAAAGACAACACCGCCATCAGCCTGGAACTTAAGCGTCGCCGGGAAAAGGGTCTTTTTTCGCCGCTTGCAAACTGGATCAATGCTAAAAAGCAATCCGGAATCGCCACATTTCTGGTTTGCCATGCCCGTTTGCAGGCTGACAGACTGAAATCCCTGCTGGCACCGTACGGTATTCAGCTCAGATTCGTTGAAAATTTCACAGATGCTGAGCAAGGCAAAGGCCTCGCGTACGTATGCCTGGGACAGATTTCCAGCGGTTTTGTCTGGCCGGACGAATCTGTGGCCATTATTACAGAGGATGAAATCTTCGGCGCAAAATACCAAAGATCCAGAATCGTCAATAAGACTGTTCGAGCCGAACTCCTGGCTTTTGAAGATTTGAAACAAGGCGATCTTGTCGTTCACGATGAACATGGCATTGGAAAGTATCAAGGTCTGGTCAAACTGAAACTTAACGGAGCAGCCAATGATTTTCTGCTGATTATCTATCAGGACGATGATAAGCTTTATCTGCCTGTCGATCGTATGAGTATGATTCAGAAATACATGGGGGTTAATGGATTTGAACCGGTATTGGACAAGATGGGCGGCAAATCGTGGGCTCGGGTTAAAGATAGGGTCAAAAGATCAGCGGAAAAAATCGCCGGAGAACTCCTTAATCTCTATGCTGAACGTAGAGTCAAAAAGGGTTATGCGTTTAAAGAGGTGGATCGTGAGGCACGGGATTTTGAGGCAGGCTTTCCTTATGAAGAGACGGCAGATCAACTCAGGGCCATTGAAGAGGTATTGCAAGATATGAGGTTGTCGATTCCCATGGACAGACTTGTTTGTGGTGATGTCGGTTACGGTAAGACAGAGGTGGCCTTGAGAGCGTCATTCACGGCAGTGGACAACGGTAAGCAGGTTGCTGTTCTTGTCCCAACGACAGTCCTTGCGGAACAGCATTTTGCGACGTTTTCAGACCGTTTTGAACGCTGTCCGGTTACGATTGCCTGTTTAAGCAGATTTCGCTCTTTGCGGGAGCAGCGTAACATTATCAACGGACTTAAGTCCGGACAGATCGATATCGTTATCGGTACCCACAGACTCCTTCAGAAGGACGTGGTTTTTAAAGATCTCGGTCTTTTTGTGCTTGATGAAGAGCAGCGTTTTGGCGTCAGACACAAAGAAAAGCTGAAAAAAATAAAAAGCACGGTTGATGTCTTGGCGTTAACGGCGACCCCGATTCCCCGAACCCTGCACATGTCTTTAATGGGAATTCGCGACATCAGTGTCATTTCAACGCCGCCCGAGCAGCGCCAGTCTATTATTACATACATATCTGAATTTGATGAAGCAGTTATCGCTGAAGCCGTCCGTAAGGAGCTTGATCGCGGCGGACAGATCTTTTTTGTCCACAACAACATTCATAGTATCGGGGCAATCGCAACGTATTTAAAAAATCTGGTACCCGAGGTCAGGCTTGATGTTGCCCATGGCCGGCTGGGAGAGGATGAACTCGAGCGTGTGATGCTACGGTTCATGAAAAGGGAAATCGATATGCTGGTGTGTACGACGATTATAGAATCAGGCCTTGATATCCCCTCGGCCAACACAATCATTATCAATCGGGCGGACAGGTTCGGACTAGCCCAGATGTACCAGTTGCGCGGCCGGGTGGGACGGGTTGATGAGCAGGCCTATGCCTACCTTTTTATTCCGGGCGAAAGCCATTTGGGCAAAGATGCTCAGAAACGTTTGAAAGTGTTGATGGAACACAGTGACCTCGGATCGGGCTTTCAAATCGCTATGAGTGATTTAAAGATCAGAGGTGGTGGAACGATCCTGGGGGCCTCTCAGTCAGGCCATATTGCCGCGGTAGGATATGATATGTTCCTTAAGCTCATGGAAAACGCAATGGCTGAGTCGAAAGGAAATACGGTGTATGAAAGTCTTGAACCGGAGATTAACATTAACATGTCTGCGTTTATACCTGAATCGTATATACCCGATATCGACCAGCGCCTATCGGCATACCGCCGTCTGGCGAAGATGACAACGTTGAAAGAGCTTACTGATTTCAGAGCAGAGTTGATTGATCGCTTTGGTGATTTGATGGTTGAGACAGAAAATCTTCTATTGAAAATCATGCTTAAAGTGTTGTCAATCAAGGCCGGTGTCAAGCGGCTTGACCTTACAGCCCACCTGCTTACACTTTGTTTTTCAGGAAGTCACCAGAAAAATCCAGAAGGAATCGTGGATATGGTTATCTCGGAGGCTCGGCGTTTTGAACTTACACCGGCGCAAGTGATGAAAGCTAAACTTTCAAAAGGCCCGCTCAACAGTCTTTTGTTGCAAACCAAAAACATCTTGAAAGAAATTTCGCAACGTGTTAACGGCTGA
- a CDS encoding integration host factor subunit alpha has translation MALTKSDIVAKIHKLGFTKKKSVDIIENLLEIIKSTLEKNEDVLVSGFGKFCVKEKQKRRGRNPATGADLMLKARKVVAFKCSGKLRKKINVLG, from the coding sequence ATGGCTTTAACCAAAAGTGATATTGTCGCAAAGATACACAAACTGGGTTTTACCAAAAAAAAATCCGTCGATATCATTGAAAACTTACTGGAAATTATCAAAAGCACGCTGGAAAAGAATGAAGATGTCCTTGTTTCCGGCTTTGGGAAATTCTGTGTCAAGGAAAAACAAAAACGGAGAGGGCGAAACCCGGCAACAGGCGCCGATTTAATGCTGAAAGCAAGAAAAGTTGTCGCTTTTAAATGCTCCGGAAAACTACGTAAAAAAATCAATGTCTTAGGATAG
- a CDS encoding sugar phosphorylase, translated as MAGMDAVGHILERIYGPQTGRLAFEKIAVLIEQFPVRKERANGYFSEKDVFLITYGDTLNRNGEAPLTTLYEFAKSKFKGIFSTIHILPFFPYSSDDGFSVTDFLSVNPDLGTWKNIQQLGQDFKLMFDLVLNHVSAKSMWFQNYLEEKQGFENLAIEVDPSTDLSAVTRPRSLPLLTEFKKSSGKTVHVWTTFSADQIDLNYKSLNVLGKMVETLLFYVKQGATSIRLDAIAYLWKEIGAPCIHLSRTYEIVKLFRSILDVVASDVVLITETNVPHNENISYFGDGRNQAQMVYNFTLPPLLFYSFTKEDSTVLSEWARGLHLTSESNTFFNFTASHDGIGVRPLEGILPQAEIEGLIQIVKKNGGAVSYKKNPDGSESPYEFNITYVDALLNKVAEADPFHPDRFLASQAIQYALPGVPATYIHSILGSRNWEEGGRQTQRVRTINREKLYVDHVLSQLEDPETFRSKIFYPYLKLIKTRKEQPAFHPNASFEILRINPKVFVIARYCKNQTIYALTNMSSQYVSISLSKERVPLQMKDIFSGRGYHTDSLQLHPYQYVWLNSPDI; from the coding sequence ATGGCAGGCATGGATGCGGTTGGGCATATCCTGGAAAGGATCTATGGCCCGCAAACAGGACGCCTTGCTTTTGAAAAAATTGCGGTTTTGATTGAACAATTTCCAGTTCGCAAAGAGCGGGCAAACGGCTATTTTTCCGAAAAGGATGTGTTTTTAATAACATATGGCGATACCTTGAATCGAAATGGGGAAGCTCCACTGACAACGCTTTATGAATTTGCCAAAAGCAAATTTAAAGGCATATTTTCAACCATCCATATCCTGCCGTTTTTTCCATATTCTTCAGATGATGGTTTTTCCGTCACGGACTTTTTATCAGTGAACCCTGATCTCGGAACCTGGAAAAATATTCAGCAACTGGGCCAGGATTTTAAGCTGATGTTCGATCTTGTGCTCAACCATGTTTCGGCAAAGAGTATGTGGTTTCAAAATTATTTAGAGGAAAAGCAAGGGTTTGAAAATCTTGCCATCGAAGTCGATCCTTCAACCGATCTATCGGCAGTAACAAGACCCAGATCTTTGCCGCTGTTAACCGAATTCAAGAAAAGCTCCGGTAAAACCGTACACGTTTGGACAACCTTTAGTGCCGACCAGATCGATCTTAATTACAAAAGTTTGAATGTTCTTGGCAAAATGGTTGAAACCCTTCTTTTTTACGTCAAACAGGGTGCGACCAGCATACGTCTTGATGCCATTGCGTATCTGTGGAAAGAGATCGGCGCCCCATGTATCCATTTAAGCCGGACCTATGAAATCGTAAAACTTTTTCGAAGCATTTTGGACGTTGTGGCTTCGGATGTTGTCTTGATTACCGAGACCAATGTACCTCACAACGAAAATATCAGCTATTTTGGAGACGGCCGCAATCAAGCGCAGATGGTTTACAATTTTACTTTGCCGCCGCTGCTTTTCTATTCTTTTACAAAGGAGGATTCAACGGTTCTGTCCGAATGGGCAAGAGGGTTACATTTAACATCGGAAAGCAATACGTTTTTCAACTTTACAGCATCACATGATGGCATTGGCGTTCGCCCGCTTGAAGGGATATTGCCCCAGGCTGAAATCGAAGGGCTCATACAGATTGTGAAAAAAAATGGCGGGGCGGTCTCGTACAAAAAAAACCCGGATGGTTCAGAAAGCCCCTATGAGTTTAATATTACTTATGTCGATGCCCTTTTAAACAAAGTCGCCGAAGCCGATCCTTTTCATCCGGACCGATTTCTGGCCTCACAGGCGATTCAGTATGCTTTGCCTGGGGTGCCTGCGACGTATATTCACAGTATCCTCGGTTCACGGAACTGGGAAGAGGGGGGCAGACAAACACAGAGGGTTAGAACAATCAATCGGGAAAAATTGTATGTCGATCATGTTTTGTCACAATTAGAAGATCCAGAAACGTTTCGTTCCAAGATCTTTTATCCCTATCTTAAGTTGATTAAAACCAGAAAAGAGCAGCCGGCGTTTCACCCGAACGCATCCTTTGAAATTCTGAGGATTAATCCCAAAGTGTTTGTAATCGCAAGGTATTGTAAGAATCAGACCATATATGCCTTAACAAATATGTCATCACAATATGTTTCGATTTCGTTATCAAAAGAGAGGGTCCCTTTGCAGATGAAAGATATTTTCAGCGGGCGGGGATATCATACAGATTCATTGCAGTTGCATCCTTATCAGTATGTATGGCTCAACAGCCCGGATATCTGA